One segment of Deltaproteobacteria bacterium DNA contains the following:
- a CDS encoding alkaline phosphatase family protein, whose amino-acid sequence MSSIWISLGPILFINLFTVVTCLVFRRKRAQTPVPPDLAGRNGSKLLGPFFREYWYWLTEPVVRLLVQLRFSPNIITFIGFCFSVFTAYLYSIGAFGYAGWILIIGSTFDMFDGRVARLTGQTSRAGAFYDSVLDRFSEGIAFLGLALYFRSSWVLSVVIIGLVGGMLVSYTRARGEGVGIVCKKGPMQRPERIAYLGFTSVLQPVLDVELHQWFANPPPFLVIIAVVMIAVLTVYTALYRTIFIMNALDSADRVRGGEATIPQLLSKLTTRGGWEQVLQRARYGYDRGQARALCTVAFVSDGAHVDVVRELCARGDLPHIQRHIIEPGFVTDATAVFPSVAGPASVPLVTGCFPGTCNIPAARWFDRTVPAERRFTLKRFRDYSRLGAYAIDFDLSKQVQTAFEYSRQAVSLLGIINRGAGFRSDGAMTRAQLEQHPFEVGELEATERAVFAWFAACLRRQPDLIFYHFVSISRLAEAYGIDHPEVRKAYQRFDKTIGDAVELLKTHGLWDHTVLAWVSGHALAPRHTEGEVGKVLARRFARTVSTVRSYRQWLEADALELHSGNAMAHLYLRRDRAWSAPRSLNECEQDGLVAALFEDPAVDLVMGRVADGGVAVVSRRGRAELREQGEVNYVVGPSGDPFGYGALPSRFSMREALTLTSDSAYPDGIVQALQLFRAPRTGDLVISATPGYGLDPDVGPTAATRGSLHRNHMLVPCAMSIPMEVAGPMRTVDLLPTLLRQVGIEPTSPLDGVAVA is encoded by the coding sequence ATGTCCTCCATTTGGATCTCGCTGGGGCCGATTCTGTTTATCAACCTCTTTACCGTCGTGACGTGTCTGGTGTTTCGGCGCAAGCGGGCGCAGACGCCGGTGCCGCCGGACTTGGCCGGGCGCAATGGGTCGAAGCTGCTGGGGCCATTCTTCCGTGAATATTGGTATTGGCTGACGGAGCCGGTCGTGCGGTTGCTGGTGCAACTGCGTTTCAGTCCGAATATCATTACGTTCATCGGTTTTTGTTTCAGCGTGTTTACCGCGTATCTCTATTCCATTGGGGCCTTTGGTTATGCCGGCTGGATCCTGATTATCGGTTCGACATTTGACATGTTCGATGGACGCGTCGCGCGGTTGACGGGCCAGACGAGCCGAGCGGGGGCCTTTTACGATTCTGTCCTTGATCGCTTCAGCGAGGGGATCGCGTTCTTGGGGCTAGCCCTGTATTTTCGCTCCAGCTGGGTCTTGTCGGTGGTGATCATCGGTTTGGTTGGTGGCATGCTCGTCAGTTATACGCGAGCACGCGGGGAGGGCGTCGGGATCGTTTGCAAAAAGGGTCCGATGCAGCGGCCGGAGCGGATTGCCTATCTTGGTTTCACTTCCGTGCTGCAGCCCGTGCTCGACGTTGAATTGCATCAGTGGTTTGCCAATCCGCCGCCGTTTCTGGTCATTATTGCCGTCGTGATGATTGCCGTCTTGACGGTTTACACGGCGCTGTATCGCACCATCTTCATCATGAATGCGCTCGATTCGGCGGATCGGGTGCGAGGCGGGGAAGCGACGATTCCGCAGTTACTGAGTAAACTGACGACGCGCGGGGGTTGGGAGCAAGTGCTGCAACGCGCGCGTTATGGCTACGACCGCGGCCAGGCGCGCGCGTTGTGCACGGTGGCGTTTGTCAGCGACGGGGCCCATGTTGATGTGGTGCGGGAACTGTGTGCGCGCGGCGATCTTCCGCATATTCAGCGGCACATCATTGAACCGGGTTTCGTGACCGATGCGACGGCGGTCTTCCCGTCGGTCGCGGGTCCGGCCAGTGTGCCGTTAGTGACCGGCTGTTTCCCCGGGACGTGCAATATTCCGGCGGCGCGCTGGTTTGATCGGACCGTGCCGGCGGAACGGCGCTTCACGCTCAAGCGATTTCGGGACTACTCTCGGTTAGGGGCATATGCGATCGATTTTGACCTGTCAAAACAGGTGCAAACAGCCTTCGAATACTCGCGGCAGGCCGTGAGCTTGCTCGGGATCATCAATCGCGGGGCCGGTTTCCGCAGCGATGGTGCGATGACGCGCGCGCAGTTGGAACAACATCCGTTCGAGGTCGGGGAATTAGAGGCTACCGAACGCGCGGTCTTCGCGTGGTTTGCCGCGTGTCTGCGGCGACAGCCGGATCTGATTTTTTATCATTTTGTCTCGATCAGTCGCTTGGCGGAGGCTTACGGAATCGATCATCCGGAGGTGCGGAAGGCATATCAGCGGTTCGATAAGACGATCGGCGATGCGGTGGAATTATTGAAGACACACGGGCTGTGGGATCATACCGTGTTGGCGTGGGTCAGCGGCCATGCGTTGGCGCCACGGCATACGGAGGGAGAAGTCGGCAAGGTGTTGGCGCGGCGATTTGCGCGGACGGTTTCGACGGTGCGCAGTTATCGGCAGTGGTTGGAGGCCGATGCGTTGGAGCTGCATTCGGGGAATGCGATGGCGCATCTCTATTTGCGGCGGGATCGGGCGTGGAGTGCGCCGCGCAGTCTGAACGAATGCGAACAGGATGGCTTAGTGGCGGCGTTGTTCGAGGATCCCGCCGTGGATCTCGTAATGGGTCGCGTGGCGGACGGCGGTGTGGCGGTTGTGAGTCGTCGCGGGCGCGCGGAATTGCGGGAGCAAGGAGAGGTCAATTATGTCGTGGGGCCGAGCGGCGATCCGTTCGGCTATGGCGCGTTGCCGTCTCGATTCTCGATGCGCGAGGCGTTGACGTTGACCAGCGACAGCGCGTATCCGGATGGTATTGTGCAGGCGTTACAGCTGTTCCGTGCGCCGCGGACCGGGGATCTCGTGATCAGCGCGACGCCGGGGTATGGCCTCGACCCCGATGTCGGTCCGACGGCCGCGACGCGGGGTTCGTTGCATCGCAACCATATGCTGGTGCCGTGCGCGATGAGCATTCCGATGGAGGTCGCCGGACCGATGCGGACCGTGGATCTGTTGCCAACCTTATTGCGACAAGTGGGGATTGAGCCGACCAGTCCGCTGGACGGTGTGGCGGTGGCGTAG
- a CDS encoding phenylalanine 4-monooxygenase, with protein METERHTVTLDQDHPGFRDPQYRARRDEVAQLAQQYRSGAPIPVVAYTEAEHAVWQAIWQQLRPAHQQFACRQYLDAFDRMGFTLDRIPQMQEVTTRLTALTGFRMEPVHGLVTSRDFLATMAQGIFLSTQYIRHPATPLYTPEPDWNHEATGHAVGLGIPDIAELSRLFGQAARQARNDLEITELGRMFWFTIEFGVVREDGLVKAYGAGLLSSFGELQQINRTGGVNAKRGHGALLVPLDMDAIRRQAYDVTQYQPILFCADSFAEMTTTIREYLTAWIAARRP; from the coding sequence ATGGAAACGGAACGGCACACCGTCACGCTCGATCAAGATCATCCGGGCTTTCGCGATCCGCAGTATCGAGCGCGGCGGGATGAAGTGGCACAGTTGGCGCAGCAGTATCGATCGGGGGCGCCGATTCCGGTCGTTGCGTATACGGAGGCCGAGCATGCGGTGTGGCAGGCGATTTGGCAGCAGCTGCGGCCGGCCCATCAGCAGTTCGCGTGCCGCCAATATCTCGACGCCTTCGATCGGATGGGTTTCACGCTGGACCGCATCCCACAAATGCAGGAGGTGACGACTCGGCTCACCGCGTTGACCGGTTTTCGGATGGAGCCGGTGCATGGATTAGTGACCTCGCGTGATTTCCTCGCGACGATGGCGCAAGGCATTTTTTTGAGCACGCAATATATCCGCCATCCCGCCACGCCGCTGTATACGCCGGAACCGGATTGGAATCATGAAGCCACGGGGCATGCGGTGGGGTTAGGGATTCCGGACATTGCGGAGTTGTCGCGGTTATTCGGGCAAGCGGCTCGCCAAGCGCGCAACGATCTGGAGATCACGGAATTGGGACGCATGTTTTGGTTTACGATCGAGTTCGGTGTGGTGCGAGAAGACGGTCTCGTGAAGGCGTATGGCGCGGGTTTGTTGTCGTCCTTCGGCGAGCTGCAGCAGATCAATCGCACCGGTGGCGTGAATGCCAAACGAGGACACGGCGCGCTGCTTGTGCCGCTTGATATGGACGCGATCCGTCGCCAGGCCTACGACGTGACGCAATATCAACCGATCTTGTTTTGTGCCGATTCGTTCGCCGAGATGACGACAACAATTCGCGAATATCTGACGGCGTGGATTGCCGCGCGCCGACCTTAG
- the bamA gene encoding outer membrane protein assembly factor BamA, with protein MQRVWLCLALLLIALTGHAGPAADAPSIPASAEGGPAFGGGALIEEIALSGTFPFLDRQIRRHIALRPGDPFDPTTLDEQITRIKEYYEREGYFGTTITSSTKWRPYTQGVVVTFTIARGHGLRWGNIQLDGNTLLPAGRIHSVFSVWDYYSPRRMKEGVRRLARLYQRRGYPKARVRVTQLAPNQQQRRMDVTMRVTEGPHLAVNFVGNAHLPDSMLRSTVTFFTEGRLDPFEVEQSVAALTRRYVERGFADVMIRAERAAIDPTHERVTFHIVEGPRRTIWGIDFAGNNARGSGTLREQMLNQPLSIFSRGALNRELLREDLAAIEDYYHREGFLDTTLGEPQIRLRNADRSFHIDIPVAEGPRYTIGRVTFTGNFHAAHDALLERLQLRPTRPADRSRLAEDAQSVALFFDDHGYPHAHVEQVVTLDRNTEQLHIDYHIDERMPVHIGAITISGDFITSQRAIRQALTIKEGDLYSDRKILESQLNLRRLGAFRNVAFERHGLEAQRDAVDLQIRIEEEKPFMVDVDLGYATDTGFSGALQFTNLNSFGWAKRTQLSLLGGNRRARAELAWIDPRLLGTDLLLTTSAWIDRNQDIAFDVVQAGGAVGLYRQYHRTGFVLRYKLARNRLLGGDPTQADLEGRRNTTISQLTAGMTFDTRDNFANPTRGFYCYGEADLYNELRGSRADFVRLRGGLNHYLNLWHGIMLSQSGRVGGIQPIGPANIPITERLFLGGDDTIRGFAEDRVGPLNAAGDPLGANVQWVYNAELSVPLFDNFRAATFFDIGSLTNTFSEINRTTVRNAVGVGLRYATPVGPLRAEYAVKLDPQPGESSGRFHFTFGHLF; from the coding sequence ATGCAACGTGTCTGGCTCTGCCTCGCCTTACTTTTGATCGCGTTGACCGGACATGCGGGACCGGCCGCAGATGCCCCTTCCATCCCCGCCTCCGCCGAAGGCGGACCCGCCTTCGGCGGGGGCGCGCTGATCGAAGAAATCGCGCTGAGCGGCACGTTTCCGTTTCTTGACCGCCAAATCCGCCGTCATATTGCGCTCCGCCCCGGCGATCCATTCGACCCAACCACGCTCGACGAACAAATCACACGGATCAAGGAATATTACGAACGCGAAGGCTATTTCGGTACCACCATCACTAGTAGCACCAAATGGCGTCCGTACACGCAAGGCGTCGTGGTGACGTTTACCATCGCCCGCGGCCACGGGCTGCGGTGGGGGAACATCCAACTCGACGGCAACACCTTGCTCCCCGCCGGGAGGATCCACAGCGTCTTTTCTGTTTGGGACTACTATTCTCCGCGCCGCATGAAAGAAGGCGTGCGTCGTCTCGCGCGGCTCTATCAGCGCCGCGGCTACCCAAAGGCGCGTGTGCGCGTCACGCAGCTCGCCCCCAACCAACAACAGCGCCGCATGGACGTCACGATGCGCGTAACCGAAGGCCCCCATCTCGCAGTCAATTTTGTCGGCAACGCGCATCTGCCCGATAGCATGCTCCGGAGCACCGTGACCTTCTTCACCGAAGGCCGTCTCGACCCGTTCGAAGTCGAACAGAGCGTGGCCGCGCTCACCCGCCGTTACGTCGAACGGGGATTCGCCGATGTCATGATCCGTGCGGAACGCGCTGCGATCGATCCCACCCACGAACGCGTCACGTTTCATATCGTCGAAGGTCCGCGCCGCACCATCTGGGGGATCGACTTCGCCGGCAACAACGCGCGCGGCAGCGGCACGTTGCGCGAACAAATGCTCAACCAGCCGCTCTCTATTTTCAGTCGTGGCGCCCTCAATCGCGAACTACTGCGGGAAGACCTCGCGGCGATTGAAGATTATTACCATCGAGAGGGATTTCTCGATACCACACTCGGCGAACCACAGATCCGGCTGCGCAACGCCGACCGTTCGTTTCATATCGACATCCCGGTCGCCGAAGGTCCGCGCTACACGATCGGCCGCGTGACGTTCACCGGAAATTTCCACGCGGCTCACGACGCGCTGTTGGAACGCTTGCAGCTGCGACCCACGCGTCCCGCCGATCGCAGCCGGCTCGCGGAAGACGCACAGTCCGTCGCACTTTTTTTTGACGACCACGGCTATCCGCACGCCCATGTCGAACAAGTCGTCACGCTCGACCGGAACACGGAACAACTTCATATTGACTATCACATCGACGAACGCATGCCCGTCCATATCGGCGCCATCACGATCAGCGGGGATTTCATCACCAGCCAACGCGCGATCCGACAAGCATTGACGATCAAAGAAGGCGACCTGTACAGCGACCGCAAGATTCTCGAGAGCCAATTGAACTTGCGCCGTCTCGGCGCGTTTCGCAACGTCGCGTTCGAACGCCACGGCTTGGAAGCACAACGCGATGCGGTCGATCTGCAAATCCGGATCGAAGAAGAAAAACCGTTCATGGTCGACGTCGATCTCGGCTACGCCACCGATACCGGCTTCTCCGGCGCCCTGCAATTCACCAACCTCAACTCGTTTGGTTGGGCAAAGCGCACCCAACTCTCGTTACTCGGCGGCAATCGCCGCGCCCGCGCCGAACTGGCGTGGATCGATCCGCGGCTGCTCGGCACGGATTTGTTGCTCACCACCAGCGCATGGATCGATCGGAATCAAGATATCGCGTTCGACGTCGTCCAAGCCGGCGGCGCTGTGGGCCTCTATCGTCAATACCACCGCACCGGATTCGTACTCCGCTACAAACTTGCCCGCAATCGCCTGTTAGGCGGCGATCCTACCCAAGCCGATCTGGAAGGTCGCCGCAACACGACGATCTCGCAACTCACCGCCGGCATGACATTCGACACCCGAGACAATTTCGCCAATCCGACGCGCGGTTTCTATTGTTACGGCGAGGCGGATTTGTACAACGAACTGCGCGGCTCACGCGCCGATTTCGTGCGGCTCCGCGGCGGATTGAATCACTATCTCAATCTGTGGCACGGGATCATGCTGAGTCAAAGCGGCCGCGTCGGCGGCATCCAACCGATCGGCCCGGCCAATATCCCGATCACCGAACGCCTGTTTCTCGGCGGCGACGACACCATCCGCGGATTCGCCGAAGATCGCGTCGGCCCGCTTAATGCCGCCGGCGATCCGCTCGGCGCCAACGTGCAATGGGTCTACAACGCAGAACTCTCCGTCCCGCTGTTCGACAATTTCCGCGCCGCCACGTTCTTCGATATCGGCAGCCTCACCAACACGTTCAGTGAAATCAACCGCACCACCGTTCGCAACGCCGTCGGCGTGGGCTTACGCTATGCGACCCCCGTCGGCCCACTTCGCGCGGAATACGCCGTCAAACTCGACCCGCAACCCGGCGAATCCAGCGGTCGCTTTCACTTTACCTTTGGACACTTGTTCTAG